TTTTTAAGGTCATCACAGTCTATAAATAATAAAACAAATTTCTCCCCTCTTTTTGAAGCAGCCATAATTCTTTCTAAAGCATCCTCTAAATATCTGCGATTATAAAGACCTGTCAAAAAGTCTTGGGTAGCCATTTTAAAAAGCTTTTCTTCTTTTAGTTTTGCTTCAGTTATATTTTGTCCAATTAATAAATATAGGTTTTTAAAAACTTCAATTATTTGAAAATTGAACCAGTAATTTTTTATATTAAAATTTTTAATCTCCAGTTTTCCCTCAAAAAGCTCTATATTTTTTAATTCTTCTGAAATTTTTTCTATAAGATATTTAAGTTCTTCTGAATCAAAGTAAAGGTCTACGTTAGCATTTTTAAAAATTATGTTTTTTTCTCCATTAAAAAGTAAAATTAAATTTTCTGTTTTTTCTGCAACAGCCTTATAAATATTTTCTCTTACAGAAATATTTTCTAAAAATTCATTTATTACCGAAGCTAAGTTTTTATACTCTTTAGTGGGATAATCTAAGGAAAGCCTTGTTTTTTCTTTATTTTCAACCTCTTTAATTTCACTTAAAAGCTTTAATAAAGGTTTTAAAATATATTTATCTATCAAAAAAGACATAATTATAGCAAATATTAAAAATAAGGAGATCTGAGTGATACCTATAAAAGGGATGATAGATTTAATATAGGGTTTTTCTACAAAAAAGCTTACCTTAACCTTTAAATTTTTATCATTTAAAAAATGGTTCTTTTCTAAAATTATTTCATTAAAATCTGCTTTTATAAAGTTTATTTCTGGTGAGGGTTTATCAGATTTAAAAATCTGAAGATCTTTTACATCAAAAAAATTTGCTAAAGTATTTATATCTTCAGAGGTTAAAAATCTACCCATAAAAAGGTATCCCTTTGGAGGACCAGTGTAATTTGATTTTAGAACAGGATAAATCGAGATAATGAAAGGTTTATCCATAAATAAAACCAGTTTTTTATAATCATATAAATTTTTATTAGAAAGATTTTTTAAGTTTTCTTTAATAAGATTTAAAAGCTCTCTGTTAAGATAAATTTTACCGCTCTTTTTATTAAAAAGTCCCCCAGCTTTTATTTTTCCGTTTAAATATGTATAGAGAAGTAAATCTATTTTAAGATTTAAATAAGTTGATGGAGTAAGATTAGCTTTTATAAATTTTTTAAAATTTTTATTTTCCATAAATAGATAGGCATCATCCCAAGCTGCCCAGTCTTTAGTTAAATTGTGTAATTTAGTCATCTCTTTTTGAAAATAGTTTTCTATTTTATTTACTCTATTTTTAGAATTTTCTTTTTCTAAGGACAAAAAATTTGATTCTAAAAATTTAAAAATAAAGAGATAAGAAATTAATAAAAAAGAAAAGATAAAAGTAGAAAGCAAAAGGAAAAACTTTTTTAAACTCATAATACTAATTTTAGATTAAAAGCAAAAAATAGCAAATTTTAAAATCTTGACAAAGGGTGGGATTTAAGTAATTTTTTTTAAAAATTTAAATTAAAATTTTTCAAAAAATGAATAAAATTTCTATTAAATTTATTTTTTGTGCCTTAAAAGATGAACATCTTGAAAAATTAAAGGAACATCTTGAAAAAACTTATTTTTCAGAACTTGATATTGCTTATCTTCCCTTGGATATTTCTAAGGCTTATAATTTCAAAAGAAATCAATATTTAGCAGATATTATAATTGGAGAAGCAAGAAAATTAAAGAAGGACCCTAAGGAAAAATGGCTACTTGTTGTAGATGTTGATCTTTATGCTTCTGGTTTAAATTTTATTTTTGGTCAGGCAGATTTGAGATCAGGAATTGGAATAATTTCTCTAACAAGACTTAAACCTGAATTTTATGGGCAAAAACCTAATGAAAAATTATTTTTAGAAAGGGTTTTAAAAGAAGCTACTCATGAATTGGGACACCTTTTTTATCTTATTCATTGTGAAAATCCTAAATGTGTAATGGCTTTTTCTAATTCTATTTTAGATACTGATAGAAAAGAAAAAGCTCTATGTATAGGTTGTAAAAATATATTAAAAGTTTATACAAGATTAAGGTTTCAAAAATAAAAAAAGCTAAAAATTTGTAAGAAATTAGATAAATTATAAAAAAAATTGCTCAAAATTAAGCTTTATTTATTAAAAAAAGTAAAATTTTAACTTTATTATTCTTGACAAAAAATTGAGTTCTTATAAGATTTTATTAACTTGGTGAAAATAGTAAAGATTTATTAATCTTTGAAAGGGGGCGAGGATGAAATTAAATAATAAAATTTTTTATATTTTTGGGATAGTAGTATTTTTATTTATTTTTACAAGCTTCTATATTTTTTCTGAGAATCTTACTTTTGCAAAAAGTGAGAATAACTGTTTAAAATGTCATTCAGTGAAGAGACTTCCTAAGGTTCTTCCTAATGGGGAGAAGATGGACCTTTATATAGATAAAACAGGATTTTTAAATTCTGTTCATGGGAGTCTTAGTTGTACAGATTGTCATAGTGATATCAATCTAGCCACCCATCCAAGACCTATGAAGATATCAAGTAAATTAGAATATGCTAAAAAAGTTTCTCAAAGTTGTGCCAATTGCCATCCGGAAGATGGTTTATCACCAATTCATAAAAATATTCTTAAAGAGGGTAAAATATCTTGTATAGAGTGTCATGGTTCTCATTATATTAAACCTATGAAAGAATTAGCCAAAGATGCAGATAAATGTTTGGATTGTCATTCTGTAGAAGATTTATCTAAAGATCTTCCAAGTGGAGAAAAAATGTATCTTTATGTAAATAAAGAGAAATTTTTAAATTCTGTCCATGGTAAAATAGGTTGTCTTTTCTGTCATAAAGATGTAGATCCTTCTAATCATCCTCAACCTGTAGAAATATCATCTAAACAAGAATATGCTAAAAAGATTTTCAAAAATTGTTTAAACTGTCATCCCTTAAATACATTATCTCCTATCCATAAAGGATTTCTCAAAGAAGATAGAATGGTATGTTTTGGATGTCATGGGAATCATTATGTAAAATCAAAGGCTCAGTGGAAAAAAGAAACAGATAAGTGTTTAAGATGTCATTCGGTAAGAAGACTTCCTAAGGTTCTTCCAAATGGTGAACAAATGGATCTTTATGTAGATAAAGAGGCATT
The window above is part of the Thermodesulfobacterium geofontis OPF15 genome. Proteins encoded here:
- a CDS encoding sensor domain-containing diguanylate cyclase, whose product is MSLKKFFLLLSTFIFSFLLISYLFIFKFLESNFLSLEKENSKNRVNKIENYFQKEMTKLHNLTKDWAAWDDAYLFMENKNFKKFIKANLTPSTYLNLKIDLLLYTYLNGKIKAGGLFNKKSGKIYLNRELLNLIKENLKNLSNKNLYDYKKLVLFMDKPFIISIYPVLKSNYTGPPKGYLFMGRFLTSEDINTLANFFDVKDLQIFKSDKPSPEINFIKADFNEIILEKNHFLNDKNLKVKVSFFVEKPYIKSIIPFIGITQISLFLIFAIIMSFLIDKYILKPLLKLLSEIKEVENKEKTRLSLDYPTKEYKNLASVINEFLENISVRENIYKAVAEKTENLILLFNGEKNIIFKNANVDLYFDSEELKYLIEKISEELKNIELFEGKLEIKNFNIKNYWFNFQIIEVFKNLYLLIGQNITEAKLKEEKLFKMATQDFLTGLYNRRYLEDALERIMAASKRGEKFVLLFIDCDDLKKINDTYGHLIGDKVLKVVAQAIKDSIRKEDLGCRWGGDEFVVILNHCDKNLGIKIAERIINKLENSEIKLNSVKIKPSVSIGIVEIDGTKEIKEVLDLADKFAYRAKLNGKPKIIYEI
- a CDS encoding archaemetzincin family Zn-dependent metalloprotease, yielding MNKISIKFIFCALKDEHLEKLKEHLEKTYFSELDIAYLPLDISKAYNFKRNQYLADIIIGEARKLKKDPKEKWLLVVDVDLYASGLNFIFGQADLRSGIGIISLTRLKPEFYGQKPNEKLFLERVLKEATHELGHLFYLIHCENPKCVMAFSNSILDTDRKEKALCIGCKNILKVYTRLRFQK